The genomic region CGTTGATCATGGACATGTCCACCAACCCTCCGGGCATCCAGGTCGTCGAGGCGACCGCCGACGTCAGGTTCGTCGACCGGCTACGGGAGATGTTCCCGGCCAAGTACGCGACGTTGGCGCAGGAGGAGGCGTTGACCCCTGCGGAGATGGCCGAGCAGCGCCGCCGGTACGACGCCGCAGCCGGGCTCTGACCAGGCCTGGCGGCCGAGCAGGTAAGGGGGGACCCGTATTGATCCGACGATCCGGACAGCTAGCTCCACATCCACCCATAGATAGATCAGCATTGATATTTACGGCGATGGATGCAACAGTGGCTTTGGGAGCGTTCCCATACTGATCTCCCGTACCGAGGAACGGAGGATGAACAGTGCGTTCACACAAGCCCGACCAATCCGGCGGACGACAGCGGTCGACCGTCCGTCGGTCCCTCCAGGCGCTCGTCCTGATGGTCGCCATGGTGGTCGGTACGCTGCCCTCGACCGGCGCGGCTCAGGCACACGGCACAGTCATCGGCCCGGCGACCCGGGCCTACCAGTGCTGGAAGACCTGGGGCAACCAGCACACCAACCCGGCCATGCAGCAGCAGGACCCGATGTGCTGGCAGGCGTTCCAGGCCAACCCCGACACCATGTGGAACTGGATGAGCCAACTGCGGGACGGCCTCGCCGGCCAGTACCAGGCCCGCACCCCGGACGGGCAACTGTGCAGCAACGCCCTCTCCAGGAACGACGCGGTGAACC from Micromonospora lupini harbors:
- a CDS encoding lytic polysaccharide monooxygenase auxiliary activity family 9 protein, which encodes MRSHKPDQSGGRQRSTVRRSLQALVLMVAMVVGTLPSTGAAQAHGTVIGPATRAYQCWKTWGNQHTNPAMQQQDPMCWQAFQANPDTMWNWMSQLRDGLAGQYQARTPDGQLCSNALSRNDAVNQPGAWKTTAVSRNLTVQMYDQASHGADYFQVYVTKQGFNPATQRLGWGNLDLIATTGRYAPAQNITFNVSLPARSGNQILFVLWRASHLDQTYMWCSDITIA